The following coding sequences are from one Balneolales bacterium ANBcel1 window:
- a CDS encoding HEAT repeat domain-containing protein has protein sequence MYANYLPFWIVAVLLVGTCHASGTSLSDTPSGLEHRLAGSSPPHPELSESVLSRLLDVLHVPDQPMHEREAAARILDHTSVNQARSLPPDSLIDFLDRLHLVPADLRWYTGRLLVYASAAHTPVYEHLMTLSAGHPEPDVRYFAARILTAAGPHPEDHDISFRHFMDLHAADADASVREAALRYIETCAYTDKRAVDLFVRLLRNTDPSRRFLAARALEKSGEYAGDALPHLLDLLSAEDGYPAIRAQAWRALRSVGGDDPRIAGPQAPRSSGSGDMVPGLEQRLDAGFRSSAESDRFTFPDSFSKGEALFSTRGWRGGEMQIPAFPGAQGFGKWTPGGRGGEVYHVTSLGDDGPGTLRDAVSESHRIIVFDVSGIIELEEQLDIEQPFITIAGQTAPGRGITVSGSRTQISANDIILRHLRFRPGDESGQRDKAINVTTADNIIIDHLSTSWAKEETMSVVHSGRVTIQNSLITHGLVDAGHYKGDRGYGSLIRGAGPGNRDYAQGSNYSFINNLWAHQRSRAPRPGNYLDHQTDPVGPVFDFRNNVFYNWGGNRSGDNFDDHSISRYNFIGNYYKPGPDSDGHYAFYEESPYAMAYWRDNAMAGAVPDDQSQLILGLEEIPGDYLQPQPFHAGDYGITLSARESYYRVLERSGAHPRDHYDRNVIEEVRTGGGTLIDSHTETVGFPHHGRALPPVDTGGNSMPDWWLIRHGIHPETTLNPDGDFNRSGYTNIEEYLNGTSLDLFYQAGSPAKK, from the coding sequence ATGTATGCCAATTATTTACCTTTCTGGATCGTGGCCGTCCTGCTTGTCGGGACGTGCCATGCCTCCGGAACCTCGCTTTCAGACACACCATCCGGCCTGGAGCATCGCCTGGCCGGTTCTTCGCCGCCACACCCGGAACTGAGCGAATCCGTTCTTTCCCGGTTGCTGGATGTGCTCCATGTCCCTGATCAGCCGATGCATGAACGCGAAGCAGCCGCCCGAATTCTGGATCATACCAGTGTGAATCAGGCCCGTTCTCTTCCGCCGGATTCTCTGATCGATTTCCTGGACCGGCTCCATCTTGTTCCCGCGGATCTGCGATGGTACACCGGACGACTCCTGGTGTATGCCTCAGCCGCACACACTCCCGTCTACGAACACCTGATGACCCTCTCCGCCGGTCATCCAGAGCCCGATGTGCGATACTTTGCGGCAAGGATCCTAACCGCAGCCGGCCCTCATCCGGAAGATCACGATATCTCATTCCGGCACTTTATGGACCTCCATGCGGCGGATGCAGACGCTTCCGTGCGTGAGGCAGCTCTGAGATACATCGAAACGTGCGCATACACGGACAAACGGGCAGTGGACCTGTTTGTACGCCTGCTTCGCAATACCGACCCATCCCGACGGTTTCTTGCGGCAAGAGCTTTGGAAAAGTCCGGGGAATACGCAGGTGACGCACTTCCCCATTTGCTCGACCTGTTGAGCGCTGAAGACGGATACCCCGCGATACGGGCGCAGGCATGGCGGGCATTACGCAGTGTTGGCGGCGACGATCCCCGGATTGCCGGTCCGCAGGCCCCACGCTCTTCTGGTTCGGGTGATATGGTTCCCGGACTGGAACAGCGGCTGGATGCCGGGTTCAGAAGTAGCGCCGAGTCTGACCGGTTCACTTTTCCGGATTCGTTTTCCAAAGGGGAGGCGCTGTTCTCGACAAGAGGCTGGAGAGGCGGTGAGATGCAAATCCCGGCTTTTCCCGGAGCACAGGGATTTGGCAAATGGACTCCGGGCGGCCGCGGTGGCGAGGTCTACCATGTTACCAGTCTGGGCGACGACGGACCGGGCACCCTGCGTGACGCGGTCTCCGAAAGCCATCGGATCATCGTATTTGATGTCTCGGGTATCATTGAGCTCGAGGAGCAACTCGATATCGAGCAACCGTTTATCACTATCGCCGGACAGACCGCCCCCGGCCGTGGCATCACCGTGTCCGGGAGCCGGACACAAATCAGTGCCAATGACATCATTCTGAGGCATCTGCGATTTCGTCCGGGGGATGAATCCGGGCAACGTGACAAAGCCATCAATGTAACTACTGCCGACAACATCATCATTGATCATCTTTCCACCAGCTGGGCCAAGGAAGAGACCATGTCGGTGGTACACAGCGGTCGTGTCACCATCCAGAACAGCCTGATTACCCATGGCCTGGTGGATGCCGGTCATTACAAAGGCGACCGGGGGTACGGCTCGCTTATCCGTGGAGCAGGTCCGGGCAACCGTGATTACGCCCAGGGATCGAATTACAGCTTCATCAATAATCTGTGGGCCCATCAGAGATCGCGCGCACCGCGACCCGGCAACTATCTGGATCATCAGACCGATCCGGTCGGACCCGTTTTCGATTTCCGCAACAATGTCTTCTACAACTGGGGCGGCAACCGATCCGGAGATAATTTTGATGACCACAGTATCAGTCGCTACAACTTTATCGGCAATTACTACAAACCCGGTCCGGACAGCGACGGCCACTACGCGTTTTACGAGGAGTCCCCGTATGCAATGGCTTACTGGCGGGATAACGCGATGGCGGGTGCCGTGCCCGATGACCAGTCGCAGCTTATTCTCGGCCTGGAGGAAATTCCGGGCGATTATCTGCAACCTCAGCCGTTCCATGCCGGGGATTACGGGATCACCCTGAGTGCCCGGGAAAGCTACTACCGTGTTTTGGAAAGGTCAGGCGCCCATCCTCGTGACCACTACGACCGGAACGTGATTGAGGAGGTTCGAACCGGCGGAGGCACCCTGATCGACAGCCATACCGAGACCGTTGGTTTCCCGCATCATGGCCGTGCCCTTCCACCCGTGGATACCGGAGGAAACAGCATGCCCGACTGGTGGTTGATTCGTCATGGTATCCATCCGGAAACAACACTGAATCCTGATGGCGACTTCAACCGGAGCGGATACACCAATATTGAAGAGTACCTCAACGGAACAAGCCTGGATCTGTTCTATCAGGCCGGGAGTCCCGCAAAGAAGTGA
- a CDS encoding RNA polymerase sigma-70 factor — MNWAEQIRNDNKAAFSDLFETYYTPLCEYAYSYVKQEEVMEDVVQEVFVRIWENRYRWEPRVAVRAYLYRSVYHQVINDYRKKRFETPLKEDSEANIPDRIPSPMEQLHGQDASNSIQQAISALPERRREILVLRLLHGLSYKEISATLGISVNTVDTQIRRALKTLRARLKHFVCHMEAMRAD, encoded by the coding sequence ATGAATTGGGCCGAACAGATCAGGAATGATAACAAGGCGGCTTTCTCCGATTTATTTGAGACCTACTACACACCTCTGTGCGAATATGCCTACAGTTATGTGAAGCAGGAGGAGGTGATGGAAGACGTTGTGCAGGAAGTGTTCGTCAGAATATGGGAAAACCGGTATCGCTGGGAGCCCAGGGTTGCTGTGCGAGCTTATCTGTACCGATCGGTCTACCACCAGGTTATCAACGACTATCGAAAAAAGCGCTTTGAGACTCCGCTCAAAGAGGATTCCGAAGCAAATATCCCGGATCGCATTCCGTCTCCAATGGAACAGTTGCACGGGCAGGACGCCTCCAACTCCATACAACAAGCTATTTCTGCACTTCCGGAACGCCGGCGGGAAATCCTGGTGCTGCGTTTGTTGCACGGACTTTCCTACAAGGAGATAAGCGCAACACTTGGCATATCTGTCAATACCGTAGATACGCAAATCAGGCGTGCATTGAAGACACTTCGCGCCCGTTTGAAGCACTTTGTCTGCCATATGGAAGCCATGAGAGCTGACTGA
- the uxaC gene encoding glucuronate isomerase: MKPFIHDDFLLQTEAAKRLYHEYAASRPIVDFHNHLPPDEINQDKQFENLSEVWLKGDHYKWRAMRTAGVDENVITGDATDREKFFAWARTVPETLKNPLFHWTHLELKRYFGIEDLLNEENAESVWRQTEEMLASPEFSTRNLLKNKNVEVVCTTDDAVDSLEHHRAYMENRSGSEPVMFPTFRPDNAMKIEEPEGFLNYVGRLREVSGVDINDFESFLKALRLRHDYFDTLGCRASDHGIEEPYAEDYTEKEIEEIFQAALKGEGLSDDRIRKFKSAMMHEFALMDYEKGWAFQMHIGALRNNNTRGYRQLGADKGFDSIGDFEIARPLSRFLDRLAVSGNLPRTILYNLNPSDNAVLSTMIGNFMGDGIAGKVQHGPAWWFHDQKEGMEEHLKTLSSMSLLSRFTGMVTDSRSFLSFPRHEYYRRVLCNMLGSDMEQGIVPMDFTMIGDMVGRLCYENALDYFSYKVMPD; this comes from the coding sequence ATGAAACCGTTCATCCATGATGATTTTTTACTGCAGACCGAAGCCGCGAAACGACTCTACCATGAGTATGCCGCTTCCAGGCCGATCGTTGATTTTCACAATCACCTTCCACCGGACGAAATCAACCAGGACAAGCAATTCGAAAACCTTTCGGAAGTCTGGCTGAAGGGCGACCATTATAAATGGCGGGCCATGCGTACCGCCGGAGTCGACGAAAACGTGATTACCGGAGACGCCACCGATCGTGAAAAGTTTTTCGCGTGGGCCCGGACTGTACCCGAAACCCTGAAGAATCCGTTGTTTCACTGGACGCATCTTGAGCTGAAACGGTACTTTGGTATTGAGGATCTGCTGAACGAGGAGAACGCCGAATCGGTGTGGAGACAGACCGAAGAGATGCTTGCGAGTCCGGAGTTCTCAACAAGAAATCTGCTGAAAAACAAAAATGTGGAGGTGGTTTGCACCACGGATGACGCGGTGGATTCGCTGGAGCACCACCGTGCATATATGGAAAACCGGAGCGGCAGCGAGCCGGTGATGTTCCCCACATTTCGTCCGGATAATGCCATGAAGATTGAAGAGCCGGAAGGTTTTCTCAACTATGTCGGTCGGCTGCGGGAAGTTTCCGGAGTGGATATCAATGACTTTGAGTCATTTCTGAAAGCGCTGCGGCTGCGTCATGACTATTTCGATACCCTGGGCTGTCGCGCATCTGACCACGGGATCGAGGAACCTTATGCCGAAGATTACACCGAAAAAGAGATCGAAGAGATCTTTCAGGCGGCCCTGAAAGGAGAGGGGCTTTCCGATGACCGTATTCGCAAGTTCAAGTCGGCGATGATGCATGAATTTGCGCTCATGGACTATGAAAAAGGGTGGGCGTTTCAGATGCATATCGGTGCGCTGAGAAACAACAATACGCGGGGATATCGTCAACTGGGAGCCGACAAGGGCTTCGACTCTATCGGTGATTTTGAAATTGCACGTCCGCTCTCGCGTTTTCTTGACCGGCTGGCAGTGAGCGGAAATTTGCCCCGAACCATTCTCTACAATCTGAATCCGTCTGATAACGCCGTACTGTCCACCATGATCGGCAACTTTATGGGAGACGGAATCGCCGGCAAAGTACAGCATGGACCTGCCTGGTGGTTCCACGACCAGAAAGAAGGCATGGAAGAACATTTGAAAACACTCTCCAGCATGAGCCTGCTGAGCCGCTTTACAGGCATGGTCACAGACTCCCGCAGTTTTCTCTCATTTCCGCGGCATGAATATTACAGGCGCGTGCTTTGCAACATGCTGGGCTCCGATATGGAGCAGGGCATCGTACCGATGGATTTCACCATGATCGGTGATATGGTCGGCCGGCTCTGTTACGAAAACGCCCTCGACTATTTCAGTTACAAGGTAATGCCTGACTGA
- a CDS encoding sugar kinase, whose protein sequence is MKKTVTFGEIMLRLATPGFSRFVQTDRYDATYGGGEANVAVALAGYGFESHFVTRLPEHEIGQAAVNAVRKHGVHTDHIARGGDRVGIYFLETGASQRASKVVYDRAESAVTQMRPKMVDWDALFDGADWFHWTGITPALGKNARECLEVACKAAKKAGTTVSCDLNFRKKLWTEKEAQAVMNPLMEYVDVSIANEEDIQKSLGFQAGKTNVESAELDEEGYSELARSIRQKYGFETVAITLRESYSASRNGWSAMLHDDGDCSEPVRSTRYDIQIVDRVGGGDSFASGLICGLMTYDDSRDALEFAVAASCLKHSIIGDFNLVSREEVEKLMKGGGSGRVDR, encoded by the coding sequence ATGAAAAAAACAGTGACCTTTGGAGAGATTATGCTCCGCCTGGCAACGCCCGGTTTTTCGCGGTTTGTTCAAACCGACCGCTATGACGCTACGTATGGCGGAGGTGAGGCGAATGTCGCCGTAGCCCTGGCGGGATACGGATTTGAAAGCCATTTTGTAACGCGGCTACCCGAGCATGAAATCGGGCAGGCGGCGGTCAACGCCGTACGGAAACATGGCGTCCATACCGATCATATCGCCCGGGGGGGAGACCGTGTCGGCATCTATTTTCTGGAGACCGGCGCAAGCCAGCGGGCATCAAAAGTGGTTTATGACCGGGCCGAATCCGCAGTGACGCAGATGCGCCCGAAGATGGTTGACTGGGATGCGCTGTTTGACGGCGCCGACTGGTTTCACTGGACCGGCATCACACCCGCACTGGGGAAGAATGCACGGGAGTGTCTGGAAGTTGCCTGTAAGGCTGCGAAGAAAGCGGGAACCACGGTGAGTTGCGATCTTAATTTCCGCAAGAAGCTGTGGACCGAGAAGGAGGCTCAGGCGGTGATGAATCCCCTCATGGAGTATGTGGATGTCAGTATCGCCAACGAAGAGGATATTCAGAAAAGCCTCGGGTTCCAGGCGGGCAAAACCAATGTGGAGTCGGCAGAACTGGATGAGGAGGGCTATAGTGAGCTGGCCCGATCCATCCGTCAAAAATACGGATTTGAGACGGTGGCCATAACACTGCGAGAAAGCTATTCCGCCAGCCGGAATGGCTGGAGCGCCATGCTGCACGACGATGGCGATTGCAGCGAACCGGTCCGTTCCACCCGATACGATATCCAGATCGTTGACCGGGTCGGGGGCGGTGATTCGTTTGCATCAGGTCTGATTTGCGGATTGATGACCTATGACGACTCCCGTGACGCGCTGGAGTTTGCAGTGGCCGCGTCATGCCTGAAACACTCGATAATCGGTGACTTTAATCTGGTGTCGCGGGAAGAGGTCGAGAAACTGATGAAAGGGGGCGGATCGGGCCGGGTTGACCGCTAA
- a CDS encoding bifunctional 4-hydroxy-2-oxoglutarate aldolase/2-dehydro-3-deoxy-phosphogluconate aldolase: MEKKEVLDAIGTHKLVAVVRLDDPKELDPVVDALLEGGVRLIEATMTIPGLLKHVPSLIKRVGDEMVFGIGSVLNADMAQQVVDAGASFVVSPVMKKEIIDTANRAGTAVSVGAYSPTEIQTAWELGSDVVKVFPADTLGPSYIKGVKAPMPHLKLLPTGGVSVDNVGAWLDAGSFALGVGSALVDIKAVRAGNIDVIRDNAAALSKAVADWQESQ; this comes from the coding sequence ATGGAAAAAAAAGAGGTGTTGGATGCGATTGGCACGCACAAACTGGTGGCTGTGGTGCGCCTGGACGATCCCAAAGAGCTCGATCCGGTGGTTGACGCCTTGCTGGAGGGGGGTGTCCGGCTCATTGAAGCGACCATGACCATCCCGGGACTGCTGAAACATGTCCCGTCCCTGATCAAACGGGTGGGGGATGAGATGGTATTTGGAATCGGCTCGGTGCTCAATGCCGACATGGCGCAGCAGGTGGTGGATGCCGGAGCTTCGTTCGTGGTGAGCCCGGTAATGAAAAAGGAGATCATCGATACCGCAAATCGTGCCGGAACAGCAGTATCGGTAGGCGCCTACTCGCCGACAGAGATTCAGACGGCCTGGGAGCTGGGCAGCGATGTGGTCAAGGTGTTTCCCGCGGATACGCTCGGGCCTTCCTACATTAAAGGAGTCAAAGCCCCTATGCCGCACCTCAAACTGCTTCCCACCGGTGGCGTTTCGGTGGATAATGTCGGGGCCTGGCTGGATGCCGGTTCCTTCGCCCTTGGGGTGGGAAGCGCCCTGGTGGATATCAAGGCGGTGCGTGCCGGTAACATTGATGTGATCCGTGATAACGCCGCCGCGCTTTCAAAGGCGGTAGCTGACTGGCAGGAAAGCCAATAG
- the uxuA gene encoding mannonate dehydratase: MKFEKTWRWFGPDDTITLEAIRQADVSGIVTALHHRPTGVVWTLEELEKRKAMIDDAGLKWSVVESIPVHEDIKRRTGDYRTYIEHYKESVRNMGKAGIPVLCYNFMPVLDWTRTDLDHEMSMGYTCLRFDETALAAFDLFVLKRKGAEREYDRKLLTEAESYYNSLDDEGAKKLTRNILAGLPGSEEGYTPEEFQEILDSYDGISEDDLRANLHAFIREIAPVAEEAGVRMAIHPDDPPFPLFGLPRVVSTEADARAIVEAYDSPCNGLTFCTGSYGVRPDNDLPGMVKRLGHRFNFLHLRNVRREKGRSFHEALHLKGDVAMEKVIYNIIMEQERRHKEGRTDLRIPFRPDHGQNILRSLHMNSAPGYSYIGRLRGLAVLRGVEMGIRTALEVERSRNQV; the protein is encoded by the coding sequence GTGAAGTTTGAAAAAACATGGCGCTGGTTTGGGCCGGATGACACCATCACCCTGGAGGCCATACGGCAAGCGGACGTCAGCGGTATTGTGACGGCGTTGCATCATCGGCCGACCGGCGTGGTCTGGACGCTGGAAGAGCTGGAAAAACGCAAGGCGATGATCGATGATGCCGGTTTGAAATGGTCGGTCGTAGAGAGTATTCCGGTACATGAGGATATCAAGCGCCGAACCGGAGACTACCGCACCTATATCGAGCATTACAAGGAGTCGGTTCGCAACATGGGCAAAGCCGGAATTCCGGTGCTGTGCTACAATTTTATGCCGGTACTGGACTGGACCCGGACCGACCTGGATCACGAAATGTCCATGGGTTACACCTGCCTCCGGTTTGATGAAACGGCCCTGGCCGCATTCGACCTGTTTGTGCTGAAGCGCAAGGGCGCTGAGCGGGAATACGACAGGAAACTGCTGACGGAAGCGGAGTCATATTACAACAGCCTGGATGATGAGGGAGCAAAAAAGCTCACCAGAAACATTCTGGCCGGGCTGCCGGGATCGGAAGAGGGATATACGCCGGAAGAGTTTCAGGAGATACTGGATTCCTATGACGGTATCTCCGAAGACGATCTGCGGGCCAATCTTCACGCGTTTATCCGGGAGATCGCTCCCGTAGCCGAAGAGGCCGGCGTGCGGATGGCCATTCATCCGGACGATCCCCCGTTTCCCCTGTTTGGGCTCCCCAGAGTGGTCAGTACCGAAGCCGATGCCAGGGCGATTGTGGAAGCATACGACTCTCCCTGTAACGGCCTCACTTTCTGCACCGGATCCTACGGTGTGCGGCCGGACAACGACCTTCCGGGTATGGTGAAGCGGCTTGGCCACCGGTTCAATTTCCTGCACCTGAGGAATGTCCGCAGAGAGAAAGGGCGATCGTTCCATGAAGCGCTTCACCTGAAGGGCGATGTGGCGATGGAAAAGGTTATTTATAATATCATTATGGAGCAGGAGCGCCGGCATAAAGAAGGCAGAACCGACCTGAGGATCCCGTTCCGTCCCGATCACGGTCAGAATATCCTCCGAAGCCTGCATATGAATTCCGCGCCGGGATACTCCTACATCGGACGCCTGCGCGGCCTTGCAGTACTGCGCGGCGTGGAGATGGGAATCCGGACAGCGCTTGAAGTCGAGCGAAGCCGGAACCAGGTGTAA
- a CDS encoding diphosphate--fructose-6-phosphate 1-phosphotransferase: protein MKARNVLVAQSGGPTPVINNSLRAIVETCRAYPDTFGTVYAGNHGIEGVLKEELIDLSRQPEEEIALLRTTPAAGSIGTCRYKLKPHQEADFDRVIEVLKAHDIGYFFYIGGNDSMDTANKVAKLGQERGLDLIGVGVPKTIDNDVGDSEFRLIDHTPGYGSVARYWALNIQNANEENRGSSPADPVLVIQIMGRKIGFIPAAARLADPNREMPLQIFMKESNISLEEMTDAINDNVRRFGRSIVAVSEGFPMGDIGETKDSFGHTQFSASKITVGQKLVNHLNEKGLPARGAARNNVPGTDQRHNMIYASVTDLEEAYRVGQKAVMIAKEDGSGFMSTILRMPGDLYHVWYDKVPLDQVANSEREFPQQWIADNRHDVTDDFIRYARPLIGDDWVSIPLVDGIQRHSRLQPLFADKKCPKYSPQEYS from the coding sequence ATGAAAGCCCGAAACGTACTGGTCGCCCAGTCGGGCGGCCCCACACCGGTCATAAATAACTCTCTGCGCGCCATCGTGGAAACCTGCCGTGCCTACCCCGATACCTTCGGGACGGTCTATGCCGGTAACCATGGCATCGAAGGGGTGCTGAAGGAGGAGCTCATCGACCTGTCGCGCCAGCCTGAGGAGGAGATCGCACTGCTGCGAACCACCCCGGCCGCCGGCTCCATCGGCACCTGCCGCTACAAGCTTAAGCCACACCAGGAAGCGGACTTTGACCGCGTCATTGAGGTATTGAAAGCTCACGATATCGGATACTTTTTCTATATCGGCGGAAACGACTCCATGGATACGGCCAACAAGGTGGCCAAACTTGGACAGGAGCGGGGCCTGGATCTCATCGGGGTCGGTGTTCCAAAAACCATCGACAACGATGTCGGCGACTCGGAGTTCCGGCTTATCGATCACACCCCCGGGTATGGCAGCGTCGCGCGGTACTGGGCTCTGAATATTCAGAACGCCAATGAAGAAAACCGCGGATCCTCGCCGGCCGATCCGGTGCTGGTCATCCAGATTATGGGGCGCAAGATCGGTTTTATCCCGGCGGCGGCACGGCTGGCCGATCCGAATCGTGAAATGCCGCTTCAGATTTTCATGAAGGAGTCGAATATCAGTCTGGAGGAGATGACCGACGCCATCAACGACAATGTCCGCAGGTTCGGGCGTTCCATCGTGGCCGTTAGCGAGGGCTTCCCGATGGGGGATATCGGTGAAACCAAAGACTCCTTCGGGCACACCCAGTTCTCGGCAAGCAAAATCACGGTGGGCCAGAAGCTGGTCAACCATCTCAACGAGAAAGGGCTGCCGGCACGTGGCGCGGCGCGTAACAATGTTCCGGGCACCGACCAGCGCCACAACATGATCTATGCCTCCGTAACCGATCTCGAAGAGGCGTACCGTGTGGGACAGAAGGCGGTGATGATCGCAAAAGAGGATGGATCGGGCTTCATGTCCACCATCCTGCGCATGCCGGGTGACCTCTACCATGTGTGGTACGACAAGGTGCCGCTCGATCAGGTCGCCAACTCGGAGCGTGAATTCCCGCAGCAGTGGATCGCCGACAACCGGCATGATGTGACCGACGACTTCATTCGCTATGCGCGTCCATTGATCGGCGACGACTGGGTGAGCATCCCCCTGGTGGATGGCATCCAGCGGCACTCCCGCCTCCAACCGCTCTTTGCCGATAAGAAGTGCCCCAAGTACTCTCCCCAGGAATATTCATGA
- the gndA gene encoding NADP-dependent phosphogluconate dehydrogenase, whose amino-acid sequence MKTYDIGLIGLAVMGENLVLNMESKGFSVAVYNRTEDKTRKFAEEKAAGKNILPTYSIKEFVDALEKPRKVMLMVKAGAPVDKTIESLLPYLDKGDLIIDGGNSDYQDTERRSKELEAKGFLYIGTGVSGGEEGALKGPSIMPGGKKEAYELVEPIFTRISAQVDGDACSTHIGQGGAGHFVKMVHNGIEYGDMQLITEAYMLLKHVLGMDAEQLHQTFNEWNSGDLDSYLIEITADILGKTDPDTGKPMVDVILDKAGQKGTGKWTVRAGLDLGVSVPTIAEAVFARIISSLKDERVAASGILQGPKISFDGDPEAFKNAIRDALYASKICSYAQGFGLMQAASDEYGWDLNFGGIAMIWRGGCIIRAHFLQHIKDAYDKNPDLKNLLLDPYFKESIHKSQDAWREVVATASRIGIPIPAFSSALSYFDSYRLDRLGANLLQAQRDYFGAHTYERVDKDGSYHTEWLKI is encoded by the coding sequence ATGAAAACATATGATATTGGATTGATCGGACTGGCGGTGATGGGAGAAAACCTGGTGTTGAATATGGAGTCCAAAGGCTTTTCCGTGGCGGTGTATAACCGGACGGAGGACAAAACCCGGAAATTCGCGGAAGAGAAAGCCGCCGGCAAAAATATCCTGCCAACCTACTCGATCAAGGAGTTCGTCGATGCCCTGGAGAAACCTCGCAAAGTGATGCTGATGGTGAAAGCCGGTGCGCCGGTCGATAAGACCATCGAGTCGCTGCTGCCGTATCTGGACAAGGGCGATCTGATCATCGATGGCGGAAACTCCGATTACCAGGATACCGAGCGACGGTCGAAGGAACTGGAAGCCAAAGGGTTTCTGTATATCGGCACAGGCGTGAGCGGCGGTGAGGAAGGCGCGCTGAAGGGCCCATCCATCATGCCGGGCGGAAAGAAAGAAGCCTACGAACTGGTGGAGCCGATATTTACGCGCATTTCGGCACAGGTGGATGGGGACGCCTGCTCGACACATATTGGTCAGGGTGGCGCCGGACATTTCGTGAAAATGGTCCATAACGGCATCGAATACGGAGACATGCAGCTAATCACCGAGGCCTATATGCTGCTCAAACATGTACTCGGGATGGATGCAGAGCAGCTCCATCAGACTTTTAACGAATGGAATTCCGGCGACCTGGACTCATACCTCATAGAGATCACCGCCGATATCCTGGGCAAGACCGATCCCGATACCGGTAAACCCATGGTCGATGTGATTCTGGACAAGGCCGGGCAGAAAGGGACCGGCAAGTGGACGGTGCGTGCCGGACTCGATCTCGGCGTATCGGTGCCTACCATCGCCGAAGCCGTATTCGCGCGCATCATATCCTCCCTGAAGGATGAGCGTGTGGCGGCATCGGGTATCCTCCAGGGACCCAAAATATCGTTTGACGGCGACCCCGAAGCATTCAAGAACGCCATCCGCGATGCCCTCTATGCCTCCAAAATTTGCTCATATGCCCAGGGTTTCGGCCTGATGCAGGCCGCCAGCGATGAATACGGCTGGGACCTCAACTTCGGGGGGATCGCCATGATCTGGCGGGGTGGCTGCATCATCCGTGCCCATTTCCTGCAGCACATCAAGGATGCCTACGACAAAAATCCGGACCTGAAGAACCTGCTGCTGGATCCCTATTTCAAGGAATCCATCCACAAATCACAGGACGCCTGGCGCGAAGTGGTGGCCACCGCCTCCCGGATCGGCATCCCCATCCCGGCCTTCAGTTCGGCGTTGAGCTACTTCGACTCCTACCGGCTCGATCGTCTGGGTGCCAACCTGCTGCAGGCACAGCGCGACTATTTCGGTGCCCATACCTACGAGCGTGTGGACAAGGACGGAAGCTATCACACCGAATGGTTGAAAATATAG